In Panicum virgatum strain AP13 chromosome 5K, P.virgatum_v5, whole genome shotgun sequence, the genomic window ATTTTGTGTCAAATATTTCCAACCTATGAAAAtaaccaaaaaaaatttaacttATTTTTGTAACATACGATATCATGTTCTCTATCCACTCGagatatttgaattcaaaatttaattcgTATGCGGAGTAACAAAAGAGAAATATCATTAGGGGTAGATTGGACTAATTGAAATTGTTGGGGCATTAAATTAAGCCTAAATTCTATTAGGGGGTTAAGCGCACAAAGCAAATTGGTGAGGGGGagtaaaatggactttttcTGCGAATTAAGATCCGAGCAATATACTTAATGTAACTCGAAATAATTATGTACTCCCTCCTAGTAAGatctttttctctccttttttttgagaTCCAAGAGAAAATAATTTAGTTCCACGTTAATTTTGTTTTAGATTTTTCGGagaaatttttttttatctccGGAGAAAATTATCAATGTACTTGCGCACTTGATCCCAGCCTCAAGCCTGTTTTGTGCGTGGTTAAATCGGACACTTCTCTCTTAAATAGGCCGAACCGGGCCCCTCGTTTAAAGAAAAAGGCCCAAACGGGCCTGACTACATATTGGGCTTTGCAGTATAGCGAGAACGAGAGCAAGGCCTGGCAGTAGTAAAGCGAGGACGGGGAGGACCGGAGGAATCGCTAGTTTTCCTTCTCGAAGGTCGATGCACATTGCACAGACCCGGACTTCGGAGCGGACTTCCGACTCCCGACTTCCGACGAGCCAGACTCCAAGTCCCCAAATATTCTCGCATCCAAGTCCGCCAACGTGCACGGCCGCCCGCCCTCTGCCGCCGCTCTGCGTGCAGGTGCAGACGGCCAGAGAGAATTCGAGGCACATATTAAAAGGTCAGCTCGTTCCGGTGGTGCGTACCAGATGATCAAGGTAATCATGAGATTGCAATGGTGCCATCTGATTGGCGCGCTTAACGTAGCCCACAGAGCAAGTACCTGGCCCCATTAGATAGAAGAGAATTAAGTTGGAAATGATAGGTACGGTACTAATGATAGGATACTTTGTACGTGGACGTACTTGATCTTGATCCCAGCCACTATTACAGAACAGGTCTTTGTTACAAGCCATTTGTCCCTACTGCCTTTGGGCCCGGAACAAAAGGTGGtttttatcccgggtccaacggctagccgggccagcggggggggacAGAGgtctttttgtcccggttggaggcaccaaccgggacaaaaggacccccttttgtctcggttggtggctccatccGAGATAAAAGGCCcaactcttttgtcccggttcgtaACACCAAACCGGAttaaagggtgacccttttgtcTCGAGAGggagcctgtcgcccccctaacgggcgacaggccttttttttctctagggacttcgttgcaaatttgaggCCTCTCCCCTCAGATCGCACGATGTCGTCGTTCCAGCCGCACGagagcgccgcccccgccgcgaaGCTGTGCGTCGCCGGCTGCGGCTTCTTCGGCAGCCCGGCCACCCACGACATGTGCTCCGTCTGCTACAAGAAGCACCACAGCGtcgtcagcggcggcggcggctcaggcgcctccgctgccaccgCGGCATCCGGACCCGTCGCGCGATCCGCGTGTgaaccggcggtggcggcgcacgaCGCTAGCGTCTGTCTCGTACCGGCCAAAGACGTCGCTGAAGCCACCGCATCGTTGTCCTCCTCCGCCCCCACGCCCgaggcggcgaggaaggcgcAGCCGAACCGGTGCGCGGCGTGCTGCAAGAAGGTTGGGCTGACGGGGTTCGTGTGCCGCTGCGGGAAGACCTTCTGCGGGATGCACCGGTACGCGGAGGAGCACGGCTGCGCGTTCGACTTCAAGGGCGCCGGCCGCGCCACCATCGCCCGCGCCAACCCCCTCATCAAGGGAGACAAGCTGCCCGGCAGAATCTGATCGTCGCGGTTCACGCCCGTGCAGTGCAATGGATTCAGAACTTCAGATCATCAGAAGCAAACATTCTGTATGGCCAACCGTCGCAACTTTCGCATCAACTCGTCTCGATCTGAAGAGCAGCGTCTGGCTAGATTTGTGCGATGCATGCCCATCAGGGCTCAATTCCGTTCGCACTGTTTTGTAACCAGCTGATGTTTGGGAACATGATCAGCATTCATTTGAATTTTGTTTTTGTCCTCGTTTTCGTATAATCAAAGATCGTATCTGCTTACTCGATCTGGTTTGTCGCAATGTCAAATTCTATTACTGccaagtagtagtagtagtagtagtacacTACTACTGTACACCTCACACCCTGGATGATTGACTGAAACTGGTAACAATTGTTGTTTTTATTCTGCAACAAATAGTTAGTTTTCTGTCAAACATAGGATTCTAGAGCACAGCCATGTTCTGCTGTCAGTTTAGTGCTACTTAGTATGTGAATACATAGGATGTCTGCTGAACATCTATATCAGTTTGGTGCTATTTACTCTGTTTATGAACCATGTCTTTTAGTTTGGTACTATGTGTATGTGAACCATATTTCTATCAGTTTGGAACCATGTTTCTGTCACCTATATGTATGCCATGTTGGAACCATATTTCTTTTTGCCTAACCTGTTTGTTAACCATGTGTTTCGCACAACAATTGGACGATGATGTCTGAGTATGACAGTGGCACAAAAAAAAGATGATGATGTCTCAGCTTGACAGTTATCATTCATTCATGGGTCCTTCATTCATAGTCATTACTGTCACATGATTACATCATTTGGGATTACAATTCACATCAGCATTACCGTCACAAGGATGCCAAGTACTAAACCTACTGCTAAAGCCATTACAATAGTATTCATGTCAACTGATTTGTGCTTCTTCATCTCCCAAATCTAACCAAGAGCAAACTTAATCTCTGCCTTCATCTGAGATAGCTACTGCTTCATCTCCCCAACTTCCTGCTTTATTTCCCTCACTTGCTGCTTCAGGTCTGCTTCATCTTTATTGCATTTCTTGTGCAGGTCCATCTCATACTGCCTGTCGGACCTAATGTAGCCACAAGTTGTTGGGTCTTCCTGCATTCATTTGGTGACATGAACCACAATAATTTGAGAGCAAAAGCACAAGCACAAAAGCCAAATGAACCGCACTCACCGTGATGTTGTTAGGGCACTTGACGAAAATCTCATTGTAGGACTCAGGCTGCTTGCTTCGAATGCGAATCAAACTCACGCGGCAACTGGGGCACTCACCGAGAGGCAGCCTCCCACTCACAGTCGAGCTCGACCCTGATGCTGCTGTTGGGTTCATCCATGGCCTCATCCCGGCAATGGGGGTGGCCGTGGAGCAGTAGTGCGAGCACTGCGGGGAGATGTGCGCGGGCCGAGCAAGGAGATGCGCGCGACCCGCTGGGGAGGAGTGGCGGTGCGGGCCCGCTGGGGAGGGGCAGCGGTACGGGTCGGCGGCGCAGCGCGTGGAGGTGCGGccggggaggagcggcggtcCGGCAGGGGAGGCCCCAGCGCAAGACTCGGCCGCGGCGGGAGTCTTATCCATTTGTTTCAGGGGCAAATAGGTCAATACAAAATTACGTATCCGTGTACTCGCCTGCAAGTGGGCCACAGGTCGCGGATGACGTTCAAAATAGCAAGTTTCAGCTAACCCAAGAGTTGTAATGGCAGTTCTCCAGACGACAAAAGTTGTAAAGACATATATCTAAATAACCCCAAAAAAATAACCACATTAAATTTTAATTGCAACAAACATTTTTGAGAAACTATATATGGtggaaaaaaataaagagatCTCAATTGTAATAAAAAGACAAAAATTCAAAATATGAataaaatatataattataaaagTATATAAATGATATGTATAAGATAATGTATAATGATATGTATGAGTATATAATTTTGCCCCCAAATTCAAATATCTCATGAAGTAAATTAGTTAGGAATGTGAGGTGTAAATCTGCGAGGGGTTCCTGATTTCCCGTGCTTTCTTGTGTGTGtgtttgggttgggttggtgGTAAGGCTGGATATCGAGCCGGCTCAGCTCGGCTTGGCTTAGCTCGAGCCGGCTCGTTAGGATAACGAGGTTgcttggctcggctcgttatcaTCACGAGCTAAAAGATAGGCTCGGCTCGTTTGCCTcctcgagctggctcgttagCTTGTGAGCCAGCTCTAATTAAGGCGACTGAGGCCATGGCGTCCTAGTTGCAGAGGGAGCAGAGGGGTGCTAGGCGGAGCACGGGGCCGCCGTCGTGGCGCGAAGCCACGGGATGGGAGTGGGGGCGTCGTGCGGGCCTGCTTGCCGGGGCGCGGAGccaggcaggcggcggcgcacgggaccGCCGGCCGGGGCGCGAGGTAGGCCGaaggggcggcgcgcggggccgccGGCCATGACGCGGAGGCAGGCGGAGGGAGCAGCGCGCGGGGCCGCCGGTCGCAGCGCGGAagcaggcggcgcgcggggccgccAGAGGAGCCACGGGCGGACGAGTGTTGTGCTGGAGGCTGGAGGGCCTGGAGGTGAGGACGACGGGTAGCAGCTGGCCGACAGACCAATTGCAAGGGCGGCCGTGAGCCAGAGACGGGGAGGAGCCGTGGCTCGTGGGACTAGGAGAGTTTCAATTAGGATTTGAGGTGGATTTTATACCATCAGCAGAATTGGGTTGATATGGGCCGAATTAATTTTGGACTTAAATGTTGGCAACCTTTGGCTCGTTTTGGCTCGCAAGCTGCTCACGAGCCAACAAACCGAGCTAAAATATTAGCTTGGCTTGGTACGATTTttcaacgagccgagccgagctcggccATTAACGAGCCGAGTCTAGCGAGGcacgagtttttcgtccagctTTAGTTTGGGGGGGTTGTGTGGTTTCAGGGACGGCGAAAGCACCAACAGCAGGTTCGGCCGCGTCCAGCGTGtcttattttttttgaagaaataacACCAGCGTGTCACAAGGAAAGGACGAGATGCAAAAGCCAAAGGAGAAAGCAAAAAGGTTGTGCCGGAGCCAGCCTCCGGCCTTCCGGTTAAAAACGGCTACTTCCAttcttttcaaaataaaaataaacggCTACCTCCAGACGGGACAGAGATTCCCTGTGCCTCTGTTGTGGCggcctgagagagagagagaggggggggggggacctgTCCACTTTCGAGAACCGGAGCTGCACCTCCAGTTGGCCCACCCTTTGCCTCGCCGGATCAGACTGCGGACATCCTCCTTGTGCCTTCCCCTACGCTACCGCAACGAGGAGTGTCCCGTCGACCCCATTCGGACGACAGGCCAACACGGAGGGGGAGGACCACGCGCACTCGAACGACACCGGAAGCCAACAGCCCAACAGCGACACACGCCCTCGTTCGCCGGTGCAGCCCGGCCTAGGCGTCGAGTCGCGCCACCGCCACGCGCCTGATCTGGCGCTTGCCGCTTGCGAGTTGCGACACAGACAGCGGTAGACGCCAACGCGCCTGACCGGAGGCCAAGATGATGCGGCGAACTGCGCACGGCAGTACCCTACAGCGGAGTGCTAGAAAGAAAAGCAAGAAGAAAgtagttttttcttttaaaaaagtaGCTGGCCGTTGGCCTTCAGCCCCCGCCAGATTGGCACCATTTCAGCACTGAAATTGTTTCTCGGTCGTGGATTTCTTAAATAAGTTGTCATGGATTTCCTTGACTTGGATGCTGAATCACTCCGAAATGTTCTTGGTTCTTGAATTTTAACAGCATCGTGTGACAGGCCAAGAGAACAGTACTAGAATCTCGATTATTTCTTGGTCATCTCCGGACtccgagaaaaaaaaaccttgaCAAGGTCTTATACCCGTCGGAATTAGTGCGTGCCGCATGGAAGAGACTGAATGCATGTTGCGAGCAGTCAACATGGCCCGTCGTTTATAACTGTTACAGGAGGGGGGATTTTCTTAAAATTTGATTAAAGGAATTGCAGTTGTCAGAATTTCAAAACGTGGCAACCAGCCTCTGCTGTGTTTAGTTTCTCCAAACTTtctcacatcgaaatcacatggaaacattaaatataacaaatgacgCATGCATAAAACACTAAATGTGGATAAATAAAACAacttattgcacagtttggatgtacgttgcgagatgaatattttgagcctaattagcccatagtaggacaatatttaccacatacaaaaaaaatgctacagtattttTCAGCTTCACTTTtcacatctaaacacagccctcaCAGATTGTGTTAGGATACAATTTACAAGGATATATACGGCTTCCCCTTTTCGTGCTTTATATGTGTTTAAGTACTTGCGATTTGCAGTTTCCTATGGTAACAACAAAAGGACGGTCAGTGTGCTACCAATATTCTGACTAGATAGAGCTAGCGATTTCCCAGACATTGTAATACATACAAAAAGGACTGAAGTTGAAGAGACATGATCCATGATAGGACTGGGACCGATGGCAGCCCAGCATTTCATGACAAACTTTGTCAAAGTACAATAATTAAACAGTACAGTAACATGACGAGGGAACAAATCCGACTAATAACAACAAACTAAT contains:
- the LOC120710754 gene encoding zinc finger A20 and AN1 domain-containing stress-associated protein 3-like; amino-acid sequence: MSSFQPHESAAPAAKLCVAGCGFFGSPATHDMCSVCYKKHHSVVSGGGGSGASAATAASGPVARSACEPAVAAHDASVCLVPAKDVAEATASLSSSAPTPEAARKAQPNRCAACCKKVGLTGFVCRCGKTFCGMHRYAEEHGCAFDFKGAGRATIARANPLIKGDKLPGRI